The following is a genomic window from Sedimenticola thiotaurini.
CGGAGAAGGGGGGTGGATAACCCGCCTTACGCATACTGGGTAGCATCACCATGGCCACGGCCGCCGCATCCGCCGGGCCGGAACCACTCATACCACCCATGATCAGGCAGACCAGCACGGTGACCACCGCCAATCCGCCATGCCGTGGACCGATCACCGACTGGGCGAAACGGACCAGGCTGGCCGCTACCCCGGCGCGTTCAAAAATCAGCCCGGTAAGAATGAACAGGGGGATGGCGATCAGGGGATACTTGGCGACGCTGTTGTAGGTGTTGGTTCCCAGTGTCGCTAGCATGTCCGGGGAGAGTCCGGCCAGAATGCCGACCACACCGCCAAAGCCCAGTGCAATGGCCACCGGCATGCCCAGCAGCAGTGACAGCAGAAAGCTGCCGATCATCAGCAGATCAGGACTCATGGATCACCGCCGGACCATCTTTGCCTTGCAGACGATCACGCAGATTCTGTGTCATGCGGATCATGATGGCCCCCGACAGCAGCGGCAGCCAGATAACATATATCCAGTTCGGTAGTCCCAGACCGGGAGAGAGGGACTCCCACTGGTATTCCTCCAGGGCGAACTTGCCCCCATACCAGCAGGTCACCCCCATCACAACCATCCCGGCCAGCCACTGCAGTACAAAGACGGTTTTCCTTGCGCCGACCGGCAGGTGGTGTTCGATTAATTCAATACGGATATGCTGATTATGGCGCGAGGCCACCGCAGCTCCCGCGAAGGTCAGAATTACCAGAAAGAAGACCGAAAACTCCTCGGTGAATGCAAATGAGGCGTCTGTGGCGTAACGAATAATCACATTGCCCAGACTGATCAGACAGATAGCAATCAAAGAGAGGCTTGCCAACCAGGCCTCGGGCCTGAACTTGGGGGGACGGACAGACATGGTAACTCCGGTACAGACAACGACGCCCGCCGGATGGCGGGCGTCAACACAGTCTTATATTTATTTATTGCGATTGGCGATGGCGTCCTGGGCCTTCCTCACCAGCTCTTCACCGATGCGCGGCGCCCACTTCTCATAAACCGAAGCAGTGGCTGCCACGAAGGCTGCATGCTGCTCAGGTGTCAGGTCGGTGACCTTTACGCCACGCTCCTTGATCTTCGCCAGGGTGTCGTTCAACTCGGCGCGGGATTTCTCAATCTCCCATTTACCGGCATCAATCGCGGCCTGCTTCAGCAGCGCCTGATCTTCCGGGCTGAACTGTTGCCAGACCCGGTTGCTGACGGCAAATACCAGCGGATCGGCCATGTAGTGCCAGCGGGTCAGGTATTTCTGTCCGACCTGATCAATACGGGCCACGTTAAACACCGACAGCGGGTTCTCCTGGCCATCCACCGCACCGGTGGTCAGGGCCGGCTTGGCGTCTGCCCAGCTCATCTGGGTGGGGTTGGCGCCCAGGGCGGTAAAGGTGTCCTGGAACAGGGGCGAGCCCACCACGCGGATCTTCAGACCCTGCAGATCTTCCGGCTTGGTGATCTCCCGTTTGGAGTTGGAGAGCTCCCGGAAACCGTTCTCACCCCAGGCGAGGGGGGTTACGCCGCGCTTCTCAATGGCTGCAAATACCGCTTCTCCGGCCTCACCCTGAGTGATGGCATCAATGGCGCTGTGATCCGGCATCAGGAAGGGCAGGGAGAAGAGATTCAGCTCCGGTACCTGGGGAGACCAGTTGATGGTGGAGCCAACAGCCATATCGATCAGACCGGAACGCATGGCAGAGAACTCCTTGGTCTGGTCACCGGAGACCAGCTGGGAGTTACTGTAGATCTTCATGTTGATGCGTCCTTCCGAACGCTCTTTAACCAGCTCTACCCATTTATCGGCAGCCTGCCCCCAGGGAA
Proteins encoded in this region:
- a CDS encoding TRAP transporter small permease: MSVRPPKFRPEAWLASLSLIAICLISLGNVIIRYATDASFAFTEEFSVFFLVILTFAGAAVASRHNQHIRIELIEHHLPVGARKTVFVLQWLAGMVVMGVTCWYGGKFALEEYQWESLSPGLGLPNWIYVIWLPLLSGAIMIRMTQNLRDRLQGKDGPAVIHES
- a CDS encoding DctP family TRAP transporter solute-binding subunit — translated: MMLKRRTFMAAVAATLLFSASASAEYKSEYTVSTVLPSAFPWGQAADKWVELVKERSEGRINMKIYSNSQLVSGDQTKEFSAMRSGLIDMAVGSTINWSPQVPELNLFSLPFLMPDHSAIDAITQGEAGEAVFAAIEKRGVTPLAWGENGFRELSNSKREITKPEDLQGLKIRVVGSPLFQDTFTALGANPTQMSWADAKPALTTGAVDGQENPLSVFNVARIDQVGQKYLTRWHYMADPLVFAVSNRVWQQFSPEDQALLKQAAIDAGKWEIEKSRAELNDTLAKIKERGVKVTDLTPEQHAAFVAATASVYEKWAPRIGEELVRKAQDAIANRNK